A DNA window from Pseudomonas wuhanensis contains the following coding sequences:
- the folD gene encoding bifunctional methylenetetrahydrofolate dehydrogenase/methenyltetrahydrofolate cyclohydrolase FolD, whose translation MTAQLIDGKSIAASLRQQIAKRVAERRQQGLRTPGLAVILVGSDPASQVYVSHKRKDCEEVGFLSQAYDLPADTTQAALTELIDRLNDDPAIDGVLLQLPLPEHLDASKLLERIRPDKDVDGFHPYNVGRLAQRIPLLRPCTPKGIMTLLESTGADLYGMDAVIVGASNIVGRPMAMELLLAGCTVTVTHRFTKDLAGHVGRADLVVVAAGKPGLVKGEWIKEGAIVIDVGINRQEDGKLVGDVIYETALPRAGWITPVPGGVGPMTRACLLENTLYAAETLHS comes from the coding sequence ATGACTGCACAACTAATCGACGGCAAATCGATCGCCGCCAGCCTGCGCCAGCAGATCGCCAAACGAGTCGCCGAGCGTCGCCAGCAAGGCTTGCGCACACCCGGCCTCGCGGTGATCCTGGTCGGCAGCGATCCTGCCTCTCAGGTTTATGTCTCGCACAAGCGTAAAGACTGTGAAGAGGTCGGCTTCCTTTCCCAAGCCTATGACCTGCCTGCCGACACCACTCAAGCCGCGCTGACCGAGCTGATCGATCGCCTGAACGACGACCCGGCGATTGACGGCGTTCTGCTTCAGCTGCCCTTACCTGAACACCTGGACGCCTCCAAATTGCTGGAGCGCATTCGTCCTGACAAGGACGTCGACGGCTTCCACCCTTATAACGTCGGCCGTCTGGCACAGCGCATTCCGCTGCTGCGTCCGTGCACACCTAAAGGCATCATGACGCTGCTGGAAAGCACCGGTGCCGACCTGTACGGAATGGACGCGGTCATTGTCGGCGCGTCCAACATTGTTGGCCGTCCGATGGCGATGGAACTGCTGCTGGCCGGTTGCACCGTGACCGTTACCCACCGCTTCACCAAGGATCTGGCAGGCCATGTCGGTCGCGCCGACCTGGTGGTGGTTGCCGCCGGCAAGCCGGGCCTGGTCAAAGGTGAATGGATCAAGGAAGGCGCGATCGTGATTGACGTCGGCATCAATCGCCAGGAAGACGGCAAGCTGGTCGGTGACGTGATCTACGAAACCGCCCTGCCCCGTGCCGGCTGGATCACTCCGGTTCCGGGTGGCGTTGGTCCGATGACCCGCGCCTGCCTGCTGGAAAACACGCTGTACGCCGCCGAAACGCTGCACAGCTGA
- the pbpG gene encoding D-alanyl-D-alanine endopeptidase yields MKIRLSILSLVFAVTGTFTTPTVNAAETTAAPRDNSQLKIASGSALLMDLQTNKVIYASNPDVVVPIASVSKLMTGLVVVEARQNMDEYLSVNISNTPEMKGVFSRVKLKSELPRREMLLIALMSSENRAAATLAHHYPGGYVAFIAAMNAKAKALGMTSTHFVEPTGLSPRNVSTARDLSKLLIAAHKYPLLTELSTTKEKTVRFRKPNYSLGFRNTDHLVNKPDWDIRLTKTGFTNAAGHCLVLVTHMGNRPVALVILDAFGKYTHFADANRIRNWVETGRSANVPSVALQYKSDKNLKNRQSGVIEASK; encoded by the coding sequence GTGAAAATCCGTCTTTCCATCCTGAGCCTAGTTTTTGCAGTTACAGGGACTTTCACCACGCCAACGGTCAACGCCGCTGAGACCACCGCGGCACCTCGAGACAATTCACAACTGAAGATCGCGTCCGGCAGCGCTTTGCTGATGGATCTGCAAACCAACAAAGTCATCTATGCCAGCAACCCTGATGTCGTCGTACCCATCGCCTCAGTCAGCAAATTGATGACCGGCCTGGTGGTCGTAGAAGCGCGGCAGAACATGGACGAATACCTTTCCGTCAACATCAGCAACACACCGGAAATGAAAGGCGTGTTTTCCCGGGTCAAGCTCAAAAGCGAATTACCACGGCGTGAGATGTTGCTGATTGCCCTCATGTCATCGGAAAACCGTGCCGCCGCGACGCTGGCCCATCACTACCCGGGCGGTTATGTTGCGTTCATCGCCGCCATGAACGCCAAAGCCAAGGCGCTGGGCATGACCAGCACCCACTTCGTCGAACCGACGGGCCTCTCTCCTCGCAATGTGTCCACCGCCCGTGACCTGAGCAAGCTACTGATCGCCGCGCACAAGTACCCGCTATTGACCGAACTGAGCACCACCAAGGAAAAAACCGTCAGATTCCGTAAACCCAACTACAGCCTGGGTTTTCGTAATACCGATCATTTAGTCAACAAACCTGACTGGGACATCAGACTGACCAAAACCGGCTTCACCAACGCAGCGGGGCATTGCCTGGTATTGGTCACTCACATGGGCAACCGTCCGGTTGCACTGGTGATACTTGATGCCTTCGGCAAATACACGCACTTCGCCGATGCCAACCGGATCCGCAACTGGGTCGAAACCGGCAGGAGCGCCAACGTGCCGTCCGTAGCCCTGCAGTACAAGTCCGACAAGAACCTCAAAAATCGCCAGAGCGGTGTGATCGAAGCCTCGAAATAA
- a CDS encoding DUF6021 family protein produces the protein MAHSNTPTGPHSSEHSSDNELGFDPDSPDLADPQVDPIGPAKAPRDVKPGEAGKKAPAKPYDPLGDLKPKF, from the coding sequence ATGGCACATTCCAATACCCCCACCGGCCCGCACTCGTCTGAGCATTCGTCCGACAATGAGCTGGGGTTCGACCCCGATTCTCCGGACCTCGCCGATCCTCAAGTCGATCCCATCGGGCCCGCCAAGGCGCCCAGGGATGTAAAGCCGGGTGAGGCGGGCAAGAAGGCCCCGGCGAAGCCTTACGATCCCCTTGGCGATCTGAAACCCAAGTTTTAG